The following are encoded together in the Streptomyces rapamycinicus NRRL 5491 genome:
- the sigJ gene encoding RNA polymerase sigma factor SigJ: MNTPVSPWKDRAGPQDRPVPDAGSEDFLHHRELLFSIVYNMLGTVTDTEDVVQETWLSWASAQDKEIANPRAYLVRIAVNHALSQMRRARRRRESYIGPWLPEPVLTEPDAPDTAIRTESVSLAMLVVLETLTPLQRAVFVLREAFAYDHAEIAAILGRSPAAVRQLAHRAKERVEARRPRYDLDRSTQRIVTERFLDAAIGGDLDALMDVLAPEVAMWSDGGGKRRAALRVIEGRDKVARLVAAVSAQLPTFHARPVQINGGPGVVLFIGGTLYAAAVFDPAPDGERVRGIYGLINPDKLGRLAESVHPPAGTLAP, from the coding sequence ATGAACACCCCCGTATCGCCGTGGAAGGACCGCGCGGGACCGCAGGACAGGCCGGTGCCGGATGCGGGGAGCGAGGACTTCCTCCACCATCGTGAGCTGCTCTTCTCCATCGTCTACAACATGCTCGGCACGGTCACCGACACCGAGGACGTGGTGCAGGAGACCTGGCTGTCCTGGGCGTCGGCCCAGGACAAGGAGATCGCCAACCCCCGGGCCTATCTGGTGCGGATCGCCGTCAACCACGCGCTCAGCCAGATGCGCCGCGCCCGCCGCCGCCGGGAGAGCTATATCGGTCCCTGGCTGCCCGAGCCCGTACTCACCGAACCGGACGCCCCCGACACCGCGATCCGCACCGAATCGGTGTCCCTGGCGATGCTGGTCGTCCTGGAGACCCTGACCCCCCTGCAGCGCGCGGTGTTCGTGCTGCGCGAGGCGTTCGCCTACGACCACGCGGAGATCGCCGCGATCCTGGGCCGCAGCCCGGCCGCCGTCCGCCAGCTCGCCCACCGCGCCAAGGAACGCGTCGAGGCCCGGCGGCCGCGCTACGACCTCGACCGCTCCACCCAGCGCATCGTCACCGAACGGTTCCTCGACGCGGCCATCGGCGGCGACCTCGACGCCCTGATGGACGTCCTGGCCCCCGAGGTGGCCATGTGGAGCGACGGCGGCGGCAAGCGCCGCGCCGCCCTCCGCGTGATCGAGGGCCGGGACAAGGTGGCCCGCCTGGTGGCCGCCGTCAGTGCCCAGCTGCCCACCTTCCACGCGCGCCCGGTGCAGATCAACGGGGGCCCGGGGGTGGTCCTGTTCATCGGCGGGACGCTGTACGCCGCCGCGGTGTTCGACCCCGCGCCCGACGGCGAGCGGGTGCGCGGCATCTACGGTCTGATCAACCCCGACAAACTCGGCCGACTCGCCGAGTCCGTCCACCCCCCGGCTGGAACACTGGCCCCATGA
- a CDS encoding CitMHS family transporter, with protein MLTILGFVMIATFLVLIMMKKMSPMGALVLIPALFCVLVGKGAHLGDYVLKGVGDLAPTAAMLMFAIIYFGVMIDVGLFDPIVRLILRFCKADPMRVVVGTAILAAIVSLDGDGSTTFMITVSAMVPLYRRLKMSLVVMTGVAAMANGVMNTLPWGGPTARAATALKVDASDIFVPMIPALAVGLLFVIALSYGLGLRERKRLGVLTLDEVTAGDPEQVLVGAGSGGKGGKGRKGVKAALTGGGAGSGTDAEARPSNGSGSSDGSGSGDGSGSSDASDEDADEFKGLDPHRATLRPKLYWFNAALTVALLALMVTETMPIPVLFLLAAAVALTVNFPNMNDQKARVAAHAENVVNVSGMVFAAAVFTGVLTGTGMVEHMARWLVDGVPEGMGPHMAIVTGVLSLPLTYFMSNDGFYFGIVPILAEAGAAHGVSALEIARASLVGQALHMSSPLVPAVYVLVGMAKVEFGDHTRFTVKWAALTSLVVLAAGLAFGII; from the coding sequence ATGCTGACCATCCTCGGCTTCGTCATGATCGCGACATTCCTTGTCCTGATCATGATGAAGAAGATGTCCCCGATGGGCGCCCTGGTGCTCATCCCCGCGCTGTTCTGTGTGCTTGTCGGGAAGGGGGCGCACCTCGGGGACTACGTCCTCAAGGGCGTCGGCGATCTGGCACCCACGGCCGCCATGCTGATGTTCGCGATCATCTACTTCGGGGTGATGATCGACGTCGGCCTCTTCGACCCGATCGTCCGGCTCATCCTGCGGTTCTGCAAGGCGGACCCGATGCGGGTGGTGGTCGGCACCGCGATCCTCGCGGCGATCGTCTCGCTCGACGGCGACGGCTCCACCACCTTCATGATCACCGTGTCGGCCATGGTGCCGCTCTACCGGCGGCTGAAGATGAGCCTCGTGGTGATGACCGGTGTCGCGGCCATGGCCAACGGCGTGATGAACACGCTGCCCTGGGGCGGCCCGACCGCCCGCGCCGCCACCGCGCTCAAGGTCGACGCCAGCGACATCTTCGTGCCGATGATCCCGGCCCTCGCGGTCGGTCTGCTCTTCGTCATCGCCCTCTCCTACGGCCTGGGCCTGCGGGAGCGCAAGCGGCTCGGCGTGCTGACGCTGGACGAGGTCACCGCCGGCGACCCGGAGCAGGTGCTGGTCGGCGCCGGCTCCGGCGGCAAGGGCGGCAAGGGCCGTAAGGGCGTCAAGGCCGCGCTGACCGGGGGCGGCGCGGGCTCCGGCACTGACGCGGAGGCCCGGCCCTCGAACGGCTCCGGTTCCTCGGACGGCTCCGGTTCCGGGGACGGCTCCGGCTCCTCCGACGCCTCCGACGAGGACGCCGACGAGTTCAAGGGGCTCGACCCCCACCGCGCCACCCTGCGCCCCAAGCTCTACTGGTTCAACGCGGCCCTGACCGTCGCCCTGCTCGCCCTGATGGTGACCGAGACCATGCCGATCCCGGTCCTCTTCCTGCTCGCCGCCGCCGTCGCGCTCACCGTCAACTTCCCGAACATGAACGACCAGAAGGCACGGGTGGCCGCGCACGCCGAGAACGTCGTCAACGTCTCCGGCATGGTCTTCGCCGCGGCCGTCTTCACCGGCGTCCTCACCGGCACCGGCATGGTCGAGCACATGGCCCGCTGGCTGGTCGACGGCGTCCCCGAGGGCATGGGCCCGCACATGGCCATCGTCACCGGTGTGCTGTCCCTCCCGCTCACCTACTTCATGTCCAACGACGGCTTCTACTTCGGCATCGTGCCGATCCTCGCCGAGGCCGGGGCCGCCCACGGGGTCTCCGCGCTGGAGATCGCCCGCGCCTCGCTCGTCGGACAGGCCCTGCACATGTCGAGCCCGCTGGTCCCCGCCGTCTACGTGCTCGTCGGCATGGCGAAGGTCGAATTCGGCGACCACACCCGGTTCACCGTGAAATGGGCGGCGCTCACCTCCCTGGTGGTGCTCGCCGCCGGTCTCGCCTTCGGCATCATCTGA
- a CDS encoding aminotransferase class IV: protein MTELNGEPAGIRELTALAMTNYGHFTTMRVQDGRVRGLSLHLDRLVRDCGVLFGTDPDRDRIRELARRAVADTEGPLTVRVTVYDPDLGLERPGADATPRILVTTRPPAAPALPPLSVRTAPHHRDLPEVKHVGLFGLLRLRRLAQLDGYDDVLLTDERGAVSEGATWNVGFFDGDRLLWPDAACLPGVTQELLRCGHGGPQHTARIDRERLGELRAAFALNAGVGVRPIRSIDGVEFDPEHPVLATLRKEYATTEAEPL from the coding sequence ATGACAGAGCTGAACGGGGAACCGGCGGGCATCCGCGAGCTGACGGCGCTGGCCATGACCAACTACGGCCACTTCACCACCATGCGGGTGCAGGACGGGCGGGTACGCGGACTCTCCCTCCACCTGGACCGGCTGGTACGGGACTGCGGTGTGCTGTTCGGCACCGACCCGGACCGCGACCGCATCCGCGAACTTGCCCGGCGCGCCGTCGCGGACACCGAGGGGCCGCTCACGGTCCGGGTGACCGTGTACGACCCCGACCTCGGCCTTGAGCGGCCCGGAGCCGACGCCACGCCGCGGATCCTGGTCACCACCCGGCCCCCTGCCGCGCCCGCACTGCCACCGCTGAGCGTGCGCACCGCACCGCACCACCGCGACCTGCCGGAGGTCAAACACGTCGGACTGTTCGGCCTGTTGCGGCTGCGCCGACTGGCCCAGCTCGACGGCTACGACGACGTACTGCTCACGGACGAGCGGGGCGCGGTGTCCGAGGGCGCGACCTGGAACGTGGGGTTCTTCGACGGCGATCGCCTGCTCTGGCCGGACGCCGCGTGCCTGCCAGGCGTCACCCAGGAACTGCTCCGCTGCGGCCACGGCGGACCGCAGCACACCGCGCGGATCGACCGTGAGCGGCTCGGCGAACTGCGCGCGGCGTTCGCCCTCAACGCGGGGGTGGGCGTACGGCCGATCCGGTCGATCGACGGGGTGGAGTTCGACCCGGAGCATCCCGTCCTGGCCACGCTGCGCAAGGAGTACGCCACGACGGAAGCGGAACCGCTGTAG
- the hmgA gene encoding homogentisate 1,2-dioxygenase, translating into MGDGTGIQHGRRHGDQHGSQHGSQHVSQHVSQPGHEQGIERARKTAEELVYASGFGNEHSSEAVPGALPIGRNSPQRAPLGLYAEQLSGSAFTEPRATNRRSWLYRIRPSAAHPPFTRVAGGALRGAPFTEAAPDPNRLRWDPLPEPPEGTDFLAGLWTLGGNGDATQRAGMAIHLYAANAPMTDRVFSDADGELLIVPERGGLLLHTEFGLLRAEPGHVALIPRGVRFRVEPLEPSVRGYVCENYGRPFTLPDLGPIGANGLANPRDFLAPVAAYEDVERPVEVVNKFCGNLWAATYDHSPLDVVAWHGTHVPYVYDLRRFNVLGTISYDHPDPSIFTVLTSPSDTPGLAGVDFVVFAPRWLVGEDTFRPPYFHRNVMSEYMGLIEGAYDAKTGGAGGFVPGGGSLHNMMSAHGPDHETFERASAAELAPHRLDDGLAFMFETRWPVTATRQALEADHLQGRYDDVWQGLERHFRP; encoded by the coding sequence ATGGGCGACGGCACGGGGATCCAGCACGGCAGGCGACACGGCGACCAGCACGGCAGCCAGCACGGCAGTCAGCACGTCAGCCAGCACGTCAGCCAGCCAGGACACGAGCAGGGGATCGAGCGGGCGCGCAAGACGGCCGAAGAGCTGGTCTACGCCTCCGGTTTCGGCAATGAGCACAGCAGCGAGGCCGTGCCCGGCGCACTGCCCATCGGCCGCAACTCCCCCCAGCGCGCCCCGCTCGGGCTCTACGCGGAGCAGCTGAGCGGCAGCGCCTTCACCGAGCCGCGCGCCACCAACCGGCGCTCCTGGCTGTACCGCATCCGGCCCTCCGCCGCGCATCCGCCGTTCACCCGCGTCGCGGGCGGCGCGCTCCGCGGGGCGCCGTTCACCGAGGCCGCGCCCGACCCCAACCGGCTGCGCTGGGACCCGCTGCCGGAGCCGCCGGAGGGCACCGACTTCCTGGCCGGGCTGTGGACCCTGGGCGGCAACGGCGACGCCACCCAGCGCGCGGGGATGGCCATCCACCTCTACGCCGCCAACGCGCCCATGACCGACCGGGTGTTCAGCGACGCGGACGGCGAGTTGCTGATCGTCCCCGAGCGGGGCGGGCTGCTGCTGCACACCGAGTTCGGGCTGCTGCGCGCCGAGCCGGGGCATGTGGCGCTGATCCCGCGCGGGGTGCGGTTCCGGGTGGAGCCCCTGGAGCCGTCCGTGCGCGGCTATGTGTGCGAGAACTACGGCCGCCCGTTCACCCTCCCCGACCTCGGCCCGATCGGCGCCAACGGGCTGGCGAACCCCCGGGACTTCCTCGCCCCGGTCGCCGCGTACGAGGACGTGGAGCGCCCGGTGGAGGTGGTCAACAAGTTCTGCGGCAATCTGTGGGCCGCCACCTACGACCACTCGCCGCTGGACGTGGTCGCCTGGCACGGCACCCATGTGCCGTACGTGTACGACCTGCGCCGCTTCAATGTGCTCGGCACCATCAGCTACGACCACCCGGACCCGTCCATCTTCACGGTCCTCACCTCGCCCTCCGACACTCCCGGGCTCGCGGGCGTGGACTTCGTGGTCTTCGCCCCGCGCTGGCTGGTCGGGGAGGACACCTTCCGGCCGCCGTACTTCCACCGCAATGTGATGAGCGAGTACATGGGGCTGATCGAGGGCGCGTACGACGCGAAGACCGGCGGCGCGGGGGGCTTCGTACCCGGCGGTGGCTCGCTGCACAACATGATGTCCGCGCACGGTCCGGACCATGAGACGTTCGAGCGGGCGAGCGCGGCCGAGCTGGCGCCGCACCGGCTGGACGACGGGCTTGCCTTCATGTTCGAGACGCGCTGGCCGGTCACGGCCACCCGGCAGGCGCTGGAGGCGGACCACCTCCAGGGGCGCTATGACGACGTATGGCAAGGTCTGGAACGCCATTTCCGCCCCTGA
- a CDS encoding DUF402 domain-containing protein gives MPDLVSVNYRKYDGSLHWNLRMRRLGEDDHGVWLGLPGGGVMRKGYGPMVPIACAHVVLLPRDAWWTAAFNAPPRETEIYCDIATPAEWLSSHEVSMVDLDLDVIRKRTDGSTLLDDEDEFAEHQVRYGYPADVIAEAEAAGRWLMEAVDGRAEPFGDASKAWLAMVDGERP, from the coding sequence ATGCCAGATCTCGTATCCGTCAACTACCGCAAGTACGACGGCTCTCTGCACTGGAACCTGCGGATGCGCAGGCTGGGCGAGGACGACCATGGGGTCTGGCTGGGGCTGCCCGGCGGCGGCGTCATGCGCAAGGGGTACGGCCCGATGGTGCCGATCGCCTGCGCGCATGTGGTCCTCCTGCCGCGCGACGCGTGGTGGACCGCGGCGTTCAACGCCCCGCCCCGGGAGACCGAGATCTACTGCGACATCGCCACGCCCGCCGAGTGGCTCTCCTCGCACGAGGTGTCGATGGTGGACCTGGATCTCGATGTGATCCGCAAGCGGACGGACGGCTCGACCCTGCTGGACGACGAGGACGAGTTCGCCGAGCACCAGGTGCGGTACGGCTATCCGGCGGACGTCATAGCGGAGGCCGAGGCGGCGGGGCGGTGGCTGATGGAGGCGGTCGACGGGCGCGCCGAGCCGTTCGGGGACGCCTCCAAGGCGTGGCTGGCCATGGTCGACGGCGAGCGGCCCTGA
- a CDS encoding TetR/AcrR family transcriptional regulator, producing MIGQDGGVPIPPLRRHPVQRRSAERLGRILDACAELLDEISYEELSTRAVAERANVPIGSVYRFFSNKRAMAEALAHRNLDEYAERITRRLAASDAASASGSGPDGGGGWREAMDVVVDEYLAMKRGAPGFALIEFGHPVPATAPPEQPNHLVADRLRTLLADRLRAGGDEAVEERLRVAFLLAVETADALLRLAFRMDPEGDPAIVAETKELLRAYLARVLD from the coding sequence ATGATCGGGCAGGATGGTGGCGTGCCCATACCGCCCCTCCGCCGCCATCCGGTCCAGCGCCGCAGCGCCGAGCGCCTCGGCCGGATCCTCGACGCGTGTGCCGAGCTCCTCGACGAGATCAGCTACGAAGAACTGAGCACCCGGGCCGTCGCCGAGCGCGCCAACGTGCCCATCGGCTCGGTCTACCGCTTCTTCTCCAACAAGCGGGCGATGGCCGAGGCCCTGGCCCACCGCAATCTGGACGAGTACGCCGAGCGGATCACCCGGCGGCTGGCCGCCTCGGACGCGGCCTCCGCCTCCGGCTCCGGGCCGGACGGGGGCGGCGGCTGGCGGGAGGCGATGGACGTCGTCGTGGACGAGTATCTGGCGATGAAGCGCGGGGCGCCGGGCTTCGCGCTCATCGAGTTCGGCCATCCGGTCCCGGCCACCGCGCCACCGGAGCAGCCCAACCACCTCGTGGCCGACCGGCTGCGGACACTGCTCGCCGACCGGCTCCGTGCGGGCGGGGACGAGGCGGTCGAGGAGCGGCTGCGGGTGGCCTTCCTGCTCGCGGTCGAGACGGCGGACGCGCTGCTGCGGCTGGCGTTCCGGATGGACCCGGAGGGCGATCCGGCGATCGTGGCGGAGACGAAGGAGCTGCTGCGCGCCTATCTGGCCCGGGTCCTGGACTGA
- a CDS encoding molybdopterin oxidoreductase family protein has translation MSTAPRICPLCEATCGLTLTIDEGRVTGARGDREDVFSRGFICPKGAAFGQLDADPDRLRRPLVRRAGRLVETGWDEAFAAVAEGLAPLLREHGPQSVGVVLGNPNVHTVAGGLYPPLLLGALRTRNVFSASTLDQMPKHVSSGLLYGDANALPVPDLDRTDHLLMLGANPLDSNGSLCTAPDFPGRLRALRRRGGRLVVVDPRRTRTAALADRHVAIRPGTDALLLFAMVQVLFAEDLVAPGPLAEHVSGVAEVRRLAADFPPEAVAEACDVPAGEIRALTRDLAAASQGVVYGRVGSTTVEFGTLTSWLVDVVNVLIGQLDRPGGMMFPLAATGRRERPARPGKGFALGRWHSRVSGYPEAKGELPTVALAEEIETPGEGRIRAVLALAANPVLSAPDGDRLDRALAGLDFMVSVDPYLNETSRHAHVVLPPPPPSRSPHFDYAFNSLAVRNQVRYTRPAIPLEADRLSESAILARLVLCVSGNDGADPEAVDAMAIQGTLGKEAADPSSPVHGREPGELAALLTGVDGPERRLDMMLRLGPYGDGFGADPDGLSLEKLLAHPHGIDLGPLRPRVPGLLKTRSGTVELCPEPLAADVERLRRSLADRPSGLLLVGRRHLRSNNSWMHNVPALMGGSNRCTLQVHPEDATRLGLADGGLARVNGEGGELEVPVEVTDAVRAGVVSLPHGWGHARPGVRLSVAGARPGVNVNQLFDGSRLDPLSGTAVLNGHPVRVSPSLRH, from the coding sequence ATGAGCACTGCCCCGCGTATCTGCCCGCTCTGCGAGGCCACCTGTGGGCTGACCCTCACCATCGACGAGGGGAGGGTGACCGGGGCGCGCGGCGATCGTGAGGACGTCTTCAGCCGTGGCTTCATCTGCCCCAAGGGCGCCGCGTTCGGGCAGCTCGACGCCGACCCCGACCGGCTGCGGCGCCCCCTCGTCCGCCGTGCCGGGCGCCTGGTCGAGACCGGCTGGGACGAGGCGTTCGCGGCCGTGGCGGAGGGGCTGGCCCCGCTGCTGCGCGAGCACGGGCCGCAGTCCGTGGGGGTCGTGCTCGGCAACCCCAATGTGCACACCGTGGCCGGAGGGCTCTATCCGCCGCTGCTGCTGGGCGCGCTGCGCACCCGTAACGTCTTCAGCGCCAGCACCCTCGACCAGATGCCCAAGCACGTCTCCAGCGGGCTGCTGTACGGCGACGCCAACGCGCTTCCGGTGCCCGACCTGGACCGTACGGACCATCTGCTGATGCTCGGCGCCAACCCGCTGGACTCCAACGGCAGTCTCTGCACCGCCCCCGACTTCCCCGGGCGGCTGCGCGCGCTACGGCGGCGCGGCGGCCGGCTGGTGGTGGTCGACCCCCGGCGCACCCGTACGGCCGCGCTGGCCGACCGCCATGTGGCGATCCGGCCCGGCACCGACGCCCTGCTGCTCTTCGCCATGGTGCAGGTGCTGTTCGCCGAGGACCTGGTGGCCCCGGGCCCGCTCGCCGAGCACGTCAGCGGGGTGGCGGAGGTGCGGCGGCTGGCCGCCGACTTCCCGCCGGAGGCGGTGGCCGAGGCGTGCGACGTGCCCGCCGGGGAGATCCGCGCCCTCACCCGTGACCTGGCCGCCGCGTCCCAGGGCGTGGTGTACGGGCGGGTCGGCTCCACCACCGTCGAGTTCGGCACCCTCACCAGCTGGCTGGTCGATGTGGTCAACGTGCTCATCGGGCAGCTGGACCGGCCCGGCGGCATGATGTTCCCGCTCGCCGCGACCGGCCGCCGGGAGCGCCCGGCGCGGCCCGGGAAGGGATTCGCGCTCGGCCGCTGGCACAGCCGGGTCAGCGGATACCCCGAGGCCAAGGGCGAACTGCCCACCGTCGCGCTCGCCGAGGAGATCGAGACCCCGGGCGAGGGGCGGATACGGGCGGTGCTGGCGCTCGCGGCCAACCCCGTGCTCTCCGCGCCGGACGGCGACCGCCTGGACCGGGCGCTGGCCGGACTCGACTTCATGGTCAGCGTCGATCCGTACCTCAACGAGACCTCGCGCCACGCCCATGTGGTGCTGCCCCCGCCGCCGCCCAGCCGCAGCCCCCACTTCGACTACGCCTTCAACAGCCTGGCCGTGCGCAACCAGGTCCGCTACACCCGCCCGGCGATCCCCCTGGAGGCGGACCGGCTGAGCGAGAGCGCCATCCTGGCGCGGCTGGTGCTGTGCGTGAGCGGGAACGACGGCGCCGACCCGGAGGCGGTGGACGCCATGGCGATCCAGGGGACCCTCGGCAAGGAGGCCGCCGACCCGTCGTCCCCGGTGCACGGACGCGAGCCCGGCGAGCTGGCCGCGCTGCTGACCGGGGTGGACGGCCCCGAGCGCCGACTGGACATGATGCTGCGGCTGGGCCCGTACGGCGACGGCTTCGGCGCCGACCCCGACGGGCTGAGCCTGGAGAAGCTGCTCGCCCATCCGCACGGCATCGACCTGGGCCCGCTGCGGCCGCGCGTCCCGGGGCTGCTGAAGACCCGCAGCGGCACGGTGGAGCTGTGCCCGGAGCCGCTGGCCGCCGATGTGGAGCGGCTGCGCCGGTCGCTGGCCGACCGGCCCTCGGGGCTGCTGCTGGTCGGCCGCCGCCATCTGCGCTCCAACAACAGCTGGATGCACAACGTCCCGGCCCTGATGGGCGGCAGCAACCGCTGCACCCTCCAGGTGCACCCCGAGGACGCCACCCGTCTTGGCCTGGCGGACGGCGGTCTGGCCCGGGTCAATGGCGAGGGCGGGGAGCTGGAGGTGCCGGTCGAGGTGACGGACGCGGTACGGGCCGGAGTGGTGAGCCTGCCGCACGGCTGGGGCCATGCCCGCCCCGGCGTCCGGCTGTCCGTGGCCGGGGCCCGGCCCGGGGTCAACGTCAACCAGCTCTTCGACGGCTCACGGCTGGATCCGCTCTCGGGGACGGCGGTGCTCAATGGCCACCCGGTGCGGGTATCACCCTCGCTACGGCACTGA
- a CDS encoding MFS transporter, translating to MKISKPGRGWLLRLVIAFSFTQGAVSMARPAVSYRALALGADARAIGVIAGIYALLPLFAAVPLGRRTDHGRCAPLLPIGMALIATGCVFSGRAGSLPAMAAWSGVMGLGHLSFVIGAQSIVARQSAPEDQDRNFGHFTIGASFGQLIGPIAAGLVVSEHDGAMGRTSAAALFVSAALAALSVTSLWRIERRPDGTAAGPAEEAPARKVSVRSILTTRGVASGMFISLAVLSATDILTAYLPVVGEQRGISPAVVGVLLSLRAAATVACRLAMTPMIRLMGRTVLMAVSCLGAALLCAGIALPVPAWALGVLLAGLGFCLGVGQPLSMTTVVQAAPEGARSTALALRLTGNRLGQVAAPASAGVLAGLVGTAAPFVMLGGLLLISAAIAVRPLRGRPAAGPAADRPVVEKPPAKGRTEESTSASRGTGRPPR from the coding sequence GTGAAGATCTCGAAGCCCGGCAGGGGCTGGCTGCTGCGCCTGGTCATCGCCTTCTCGTTCACTCAGGGGGCGGTGAGCATGGCGCGGCCGGCCGTCTCCTACCGGGCGCTGGCGCTCGGTGCCGACGCCCGTGCCATCGGTGTGATCGCCGGTATCTACGCCCTGCTGCCGCTGTTCGCCGCCGTACCCCTCGGGCGGCGCACCGACCACGGGCGGTGCGCCCCGCTGCTGCCCATCGGGATGGCCCTCATCGCCACCGGCTGTGTGTTCAGCGGGAGGGCAGGGTCGCTGCCCGCGATGGCCGCGTGGAGCGGGGTGATGGGCCTCGGCCATCTGTCGTTCGTCATCGGCGCCCAGTCCATCGTGGCCCGCCAGAGCGCGCCCGAGGACCAGGACCGCAACTTCGGCCACTTCACCATCGGCGCCTCGTTCGGCCAGCTCATCGGGCCCATCGCGGCCGGTCTGGTGGTCTCCGAACACGACGGGGCGATGGGCCGCACCAGCGCCGCCGCGCTGTTCGTCTCCGCCGCCCTCGCGGCCCTCTCCGTCACCTCGCTGTGGCGCATCGAGCGCCGCCCCGACGGCACGGCGGCCGGGCCCGCCGAGGAGGCCCCGGCCCGCAAGGTCTCCGTACGGTCCATCCTGACCACCCGCGGGGTCGCCTCCGGCATGTTCATCAGCCTCGCGGTGCTCTCCGCCACCGACATCCTCACCGCCTATCTGCCGGTCGTCGGCGAACAGCGCGGCATCTCGCCCGCCGTCGTCGGAGTGCTGCTCAGCCTGCGCGCCGCCGCCACCGTGGCCTGCCGGCTCGCCATGACCCCGATGATCCGGCTGATGGGCCGCACCGTGCTGATGGCCGTCAGCTGTCTGGGCGCCGCGCTGCTGTGCGCGGGCATCGCCCTGCCGGTGCCCGCCTGGGCGCTCGGGGTGCTGCTGGCCGGGCTCGGCTTCTGCCTCGGCGTCGGCCAGCCGCTGTCGATGACGACCGTCGTCCAGGCGGCCCCCGAGGGGGCGCGCAGCACGGCCCTCGCGCTGCGGCTCACCGGCAACCGGCTCGGCCAGGTGGCCGCGCCCGCCTCCGCCGGTGTGCTCGCGGGGCTCGTGGGCACCGCCGCCCCCTTCGTCATGCTGGGCGGACTGCTGCTGATATCGGCGGCGATAGCCGTCCGGCCGCTGCGCGGGCGCCCGGCCGCGGGTCCCGCCGCGGACCGGCCGGTGGTGGAGAAGCCGCCTGCCAAGGGGCGTACGGAGGAGTCGACCTCGGCCTCGCGGGGCACGGGACGACCGCCCCGGTGA